A single region of the Prochlorococcus marinus str. MIT 0917 genome encodes:
- a CDS encoding ABC transporter substrate-binding protein yields the protein MLLSSCSSFNSNNGAISDSNSKLLQDKSINKVITLTSLSTDIVSALSRDKLVAIPGSSLFKGKIDYQKLPRISQGRTPPNLEKIVSLKPDLVIGTKGFHDKILGKLKDINIQTISYELNDWNSLENTINLISTKLDINNLRTSNEIVNTKLKECVVANEQNENPSVVVLASTKPILSPNSKSWAGNLLQRFGINSLTKDLDSKSEFRGYVNLSPEWLIKEDPDNLIIIQTRPGQYVDFEKSKPFSNLKAVKSDQVYRFNYYGLINAGSLESINSACLKLRKIF from the coding sequence TTGTTATTAAGTTCTTGTTCGTCATTTAATTCTAATAATGGAGCAATAAGTGATAGTAATTCAAAGCTCTTACAAGATAAGAGTATTAATAAAGTAATTACTTTAACATCATTAAGTACTGATATTGTTAGTGCTTTATCAAGGGATAAACTTGTAGCTATTCCTGGAAGTTCACTTTTTAAAGGTAAAATTGACTATCAGAAATTGCCAAGAATAAGTCAGGGCAGAACTCCACCTAATTTAGAGAAAATTGTTTCTTTGAAGCCAGATTTGGTAATTGGGACAAAGGGTTTTCATGACAAAATACTAGGCAAACTTAAAGATATTAATATTCAAACAATTTCGTATGAATTAAATGATTGGAATAGCCTAGAAAATACTATTAATTTAATTTCTACTAAATTAGATATAAATAATTTGAGGACATCTAATGAAATAGTTAACACTAAATTGAAAGAATGTGTTGTTGCCAATGAACAAAATGAAAACCCTAGTGTAGTTGTTCTTGCTAGTACAAAACCTATTCTCTCTCCTAACTCAAAAAGTTGGGCTGGAAATCTTCTTCAAAGATTTGGTATAAATAGTCTAACTAAAGATCTTGATTCAAAAAGTGAGTTTCGAGGTTACGTAAATTTATCACCAGAATGGTTAATAAAAGAAGATCCTGATAACTTAATTATTATCCAAACAAGGCCTGGACAATACGTTGACTTTGAAAAATCTAAGCCATTTTCTAATCTAAAAGCAGTTAAATCTGATCAAGTGTATCGTTTTAATTACTATGGGCTAATAAATGCAGGTAGTTTAGAGAGTATTAATAGTGCATGTTTAAAACTTAGAAAAATATTTTAA
- a CDS encoding energy transducer TonB, which yields MNKIKTIRINYYILLSVLIHLSFFLFVEKEKDISLGKKIIPIELIDNFQESGLGEATKRSEKSIKRPSTKEELKEKINNKNPLDQEKSFENKKITKKINENQIEQKLNKSNSVNKTILKEEKGSGSSEGINNNEPEKGSLMGKGTIKITCLKCVRPIYPPIALRRGAEGTPIVKVWINKKGKVFKAELISHSGHESIDKAAKKAAINSTFYPLEEETSINIEYDLKIK from the coding sequence ATGAATAAGATAAAAACAATTAGAATCAATTATTACATCCTCTTGTCAGTATTGATTCACCTTTCCTTCTTTTTATTTGTAGAAAAAGAAAAAGATATCAGTTTAGGTAAGAAAATTATTCCAATTGAGCTGATTGATAATTTCCAAGAATCAGGATTAGGGGAAGCCACAAAAAGAAGTGAAAAATCAATTAAAAGACCTTCAACAAAAGAAGAATTAAAAGAAAAAATTAATAATAAAAATCCTTTAGATCAAGAAAAATCATTTGAAAATAAAAAAATAACTAAAAAGATAAATGAGAATCAAATTGAACAGAAGTTAAATAAAAGTAATTCGGTAAACAAAACTATATTAAAAGAGGAAAAAGGGAGCGGATCTAGTGAAGGTATAAACAATAATGAGCCAGAAAAGGGATCTTTAATGGGCAAGGGAACAATAAAAATTACTTGTTTGAAATGTGTTCGGCCTATATACCCTCCAATCGCTCTTAGAAGAGGAGCAGAGGGAACTCCTATAGTAAAAGTATGGATTAACAAAAAGGGAAAAGTCTTTAAGGCAGAGTTAATAAGTCACAGTGGGCATGAATCAATTGATAAAGCTGCTAAAAAAGCTGCAATTAATTCTACTTTTTACCCCTTAGAAGAGGAAACTTCAATAAATATTGAATACGATTTAAAAATAAAATAA
- a CDS encoding MotA/TolQ/ExbB proton channel family protein codes for MFDLFKSGGIVMWPLLLISITSLACIFERIAYWIDVIKKNDSKLMITVEKYSTISSVDFTKQNEISSIPLEKVLLDSLKIIDRSLLTDKNSIDLKLALEISIQSIQSEFGKFSNLFSTIITVSPLLGLLGTVLGLINSFSFIKLGESGVNAQEVTGGISEALISTATGLIIAIITLIFSNYFNSLWRKQNSILNQYCGRFEMLYRANKL; via the coding sequence TTGTTTGATCTTTTCAAATCAGGCGGCATAGTTATGTGGCCATTATTATTGATTTCAATTACTTCTTTAGCGTGCATATTTGAAAGAATTGCATACTGGATAGATGTAATAAAAAAAAATGATAGTAAACTAATGATTACAGTTGAAAAATATTCAACTATTTCTTCTGTGGATTTTACGAAACAAAATGAGATTTCTTCCATTCCATTAGAAAAAGTATTGTTAGATTCCTTGAAAATTATAGATAGAAGTCTTCTAACTGATAAAAATTCTATTGATCTAAAATTAGCATTAGAAATATCAATTCAATCAATTCAATCTGAATTTGGAAAGTTTAGTAATTTGTTCTCTACAATTATTACTGTCTCTCCTTTGCTTGGACTTTTAGGGACAGTTTTGGGGCTTATAAATTCTTTTTCATTTATAAAATTAGGAGAATCTGGTGTTAATGCTCAAGAAGTTACTGGTGGTATAAGTGAGGCATTGATTTCCACAGCAACTGGTTTAATTATTGCTATTATTACACTCATCTTTTCTAACTATTTTAATAGTTTATGGAGGAAACAAAATTCTATTCTAAATCAGTATTGTGGTAGATTTGAGATGCTATATAGAGCAAATAAATTATAA
- a CDS encoding ExbD/TolR family protein, with product MIDIIFSILAFLIISSLYLTRVETVSVELPKASNSITQNKKFVNISIDKGGSLFINKKRTRLQEMRVKVVNLTNKNKNLVVLNADKNVSHGYVISVLDVLRSIDGLKIAISTKSID from the coding sequence ATGATAGATATTATATTTTCTATTTTAGCTTTTCTTATTATTTCTAGTCTTTATTTAACTCGTGTTGAAACTGTATCTGTTGAATTGCCGAAGGCAAGTAACTCGATTACGCAGAATAAGAAGTTTGTGAATATATCTATTGATAAAGGTGGTAGTTTATTTATAAATAAAAAAAGAACAAGATTACAGGAAATGAGAGTCAAGGTTGTTAATTTGACTAATAAAAATAAGAATTTAGTTGTTCTCAATGCAGATAAAAATGTTTCTCATGGTTATGTAATTAGTGTTCTAGATGTTCTTAGGAGTATTGATGGTTTAAAAATAGCAATTTCGACTAAGTCAATAGACTAA
- a CDS encoding NAD-dependent DNA ligase: protein MGKTWAKELSALVEKLDLAYRSGNAQVSDKQFDQLENRLREIDPQNSYFQQKMKLLSLDNYCFSEWWADKARNETMIVQPKFDGCALGLRYQSGTLVAAFTRSGKDVTEAARTVCNLPVELPEDGQAVSEDPVEIRGELYAPNLSRTKSQALAAGHLRKKNPTGAGLSFVAYEILGSTADEIEDIKRLESWFFEIPPTNRTADPKQVKKWHKEWLAGELFENLPTDGIVVKVASGATKQKLGVTSKCPNWAIALKG from the coding sequence GTGGGCAAAACGTGGGCAAAAGAACTTTCGGCGTTGGTTGAAAAGCTAGATTTGGCCTACAGATCGGGCAATGCTCAAGTAAGTGACAAGCAATTTGATCAATTAGAAAATAGGCTTAGGGAAATAGATCCTCAGAACTCATATTTCCAGCAAAAAATGAAGTTGCTTAGTTTGGATAATTATTGCTTTTCAGAATGGTGGGCAGACAAAGCCAGAAATGAAACCATGATTGTTCAACCAAAATTTGATGGTTGCGCTTTGGGGTTGAGATACCAATCTGGAACCTTAGTTGCAGCCTTCACCAGAAGTGGAAAAGATGTTACCGAGGCAGCTAGAACTGTTTGCAATCTTCCTGTTGAACTTCCAGAAGATGGACAAGCAGTTTCAGAAGATCCAGTTGAAATAAGAGGCGAATTGTATGCGCCAAATCTTTCTAGAACTAAAAGCCAAGCATTAGCCGCTGGACATTTAAGAAAGAAAAATCCAACTGGGGCGGGATTGTCATTTGTTGCTTATGAAATTCTTGGAAGTACTGCAGATGAAATCGAAGATATTAAACGCCTAGAAAGTTGGTTTTTTGAAATTCCTCCTACAAATCGAACAGCCGATCCAAAGCAAGTGAAGAAATGGCATAAGGAATGGCTTGCTGGTGAATTATTTGAGAACCTTCCTACTGATGGAATTGTCGTAAAAGTTGCGTCTGGTGCAACTAAACAAAAACTTGGTGTTACTTCAAAATGTCCGAATTGGGCGATTGCTTTAAAAGGGTAA
- a CDS encoding SulP family inorganic anion transporter — protein sequence MRQDGRSVVLKLINLLAKERIVSPSRDVLAGLVVAFAMIPEAIAFSGIAGVDPRVGLFGAFLLSITLAIFGGRMAMITSVTGSTALLMTGIVQQGENISPGLGLQYLLAAGLLTGVLQIAWGYLRLAHQMRFVPQPVMDGFVNGLAILIFLAQLPHLGIDLGHSANVVTATQVPAVWLLTILTLLIIYLLPKVTKILPSALVAIFICTAISIGFKLDVPTVSNLGILPNGLPGFGLPKVPFNFETLGLILPTALAISLVGLMETFLTQDILDDMTDKSTNKNVEARGQGIGNIVSSLFGGMAGCALVGQSVMNVGYGGRTRLSTLSSGVCLIAMILAAKDWVNQIPMATLVGVMIMIAINTANWISIKDISRIPRSDSSVMILTVFVTVITHNLALGLLSGVGLAAILFSRKVAKVIKVESSLNGEDHRIYKVKGQLFFVSSIYFRQGFELHEHPKKITIDMAEAHIWDQSGVTVLDQVIRRIKLGGSEIEVINLNDESLNLFSRIGQATEAGGRGGEFKPAH from the coding sequence ATGAGGCAGGATGGTAGAAGCGTAGTTTTGAAATTGATCAATTTATTAGCAAAGGAGAGAATTGTCTCTCCTTCTCGCGATGTTCTTGCTGGTCTTGTGGTTGCATTCGCAATGATTCCAGAGGCGATAGCTTTTTCTGGTATTGCAGGTGTTGATCCAAGAGTTGGACTCTTTGGTGCTTTTTTGCTTTCTATAACCCTCGCGATTTTCGGAGGCAGAATGGCGATGATCACCTCAGTAACTGGTTCAACTGCTCTTTTGATGACTGGGATTGTTCAACAAGGAGAAAATATTAGCCCTGGTCTTGGTCTGCAATATCTTTTGGCGGCTGGATTGCTTACTGGAGTTCTTCAGATTGCTTGGGGGTATCTAAGACTTGCACATCAGATGAGATTTGTGCCTCAACCTGTCATGGATGGTTTTGTTAATGGGTTGGCTATATTGATCTTCCTTGCTCAATTGCCTCATTTGGGTATTGACTTAGGGCATTCTGCGAATGTAGTTACTGCAACACAAGTACCTGCAGTTTGGCTATTGACCATACTTACGTTATTAATTATCTATTTGCTGCCAAAAGTTACGAAGATTTTGCCTTCAGCATTGGTTGCAATTTTTATTTGTACTGCAATTTCTATTGGATTTAAATTGGATGTTCCAACTGTGTCGAATTTAGGAATTCTTCCAAATGGATTGCCTGGCTTTGGCCTTCCAAAAGTTCCTTTTAATTTTGAAACTCTTGGTTTGATACTTCCAACAGCTTTGGCAATTTCTTTGGTAGGTCTTATGGAGACATTTCTCACTCAAGATATTCTTGATGATATGACTGATAAAAGCACAAATAAAAATGTTGAGGCTCGTGGCCAAGGTATAGGAAATATTGTTAGTTCTCTTTTTGGTGGTATGGCTGGATGTGCTTTGGTTGGACAATCTGTTATGAATGTGGGCTATGGGGGAAGAACACGGCTTTCAACATTAAGTTCAGGAGTTTGTTTAATAGCAATGATTCTTGCTGCTAAAGATTGGGTGAATCAAATTCCAATGGCAACATTAGTTGGTGTAATGATAATGATTGCAATTAATACGGCTAATTGGATCTCAATTAAAGATATAAGCCGTATCCCTAGAAGTGATAGTTCAGTTATGATTTTAACTGTATTTGTAACTGTTATTACTCATAATTTAGCCTTGGGACTTCTTTCAGGCGTAGGACTTGCCGCTATACTATTTAGTAGAAAGGTCGCAAAGGTTATTAAGGTTGAGTCTTCTTTAAATGGTGAAGACCACAGGATATATAAAGTTAAAGGGCAGTTATTCTTTGTTAGCAGTATTTACTTTAGGCAAGGATTTGAACTTCACGAACATCCTAAGAAAATTACAATTGACATGGCCGAGGCTCATATTTGGGATCAAAGTGGTGTTACAGTTCTTGATCAAGTAATTAGAAGAATAAAACTAGGTGGATCTGAGATTGAAGTGATTAACTTAAATGATGAAAGTTTGAATTTATTTTCTCGAATAGGACAGGCAACTGAAGCTGGAGGTAGAGGGGGAGAATTTAAACCTGCACATTAA
- a CDS encoding DUF3303 domain-containing protein, which produces MQLYIVTWKFESSEDQNYSSEAFVDYVESGKSEDLIDGYERIAWAHTPQDGTGVIICRASSASILFKVFGSWRDKFGMTWEYKPALTTEEFVSLIKEK; this is translated from the coding sequence ATGCAGCTGTATATAGTTACTTGGAAATTCGAATCATCTGAAGATCAAAATTATTCATCGGAAGCATTTGTAGATTACGTTGAAAGTGGGAAATCTGAGGATCTTATTGATGGCTATGAAAGAATTGCATGGGCTCATACTCCGCAAGACGGAACAGGAGTGATAATTTGCAGGGCTTCAAGTGCATCAATCTTATTTAAGGTTTTTGGATCCTGGAGAGATAAATTTGGAATGACTTGGGAGTATAAACCTGCCTTAACTACTGAAGAGTTTGTTAGTTTAATAAAAGAAAAATAG
- the trmFO gene encoding FADH(2)-oxidizing methylenetetrahydrofolate--tRNA-(uracil(54)-C(5))-methyltransferase TrmFO, which translates to MTEDPSVTVIGAGLAGSEAAWQIARAGVKVTLFEMRPKKKSPAHHSAEFAELVCSNSFGALSSDRAAGLLQEELRNLKSIVIAKADQHSVPAGGALAVDRSQFSLSITNKLSSHPLIRIIRDECPCLPNAQKITILATGPLTSESLAEDIKKFTGESECHFFDAASPIITGESIDFSTAFRASRYDKGDADYVNCPMNEETYLKFHSALIKAEQAELKDFEKESALFFEGCLPIEELAKRGLETMRFGPLKPIGLWDPRWGDVNDKSLRRLKRAHAVVQLRQEDKAGQLWNLVGFQTNLKWGEQKRVFRMIPGLSNAEFIRLGVMHRNTFLESPKLLEPTLQFTNRKTLFAAGQLTGTEGYAAAIAGGWLAGTNAALLAKGLDTITLPSSTMIGALTNFVSNSQTSLRVQNKKNFQPMPANFGLLPELENRVHNKRERYKEYRDRALSQIKKLRETSLDKNSTQPSI; encoded by the coding sequence TTGACAGAAGATCCATCGGTAACAGTAATAGGCGCTGGTCTCGCAGGATCAGAAGCAGCATGGCAAATAGCAAGGGCTGGAGTCAAAGTAACACTCTTTGAAATGCGACCAAAGAAGAAGTCTCCAGCTCACCACTCAGCCGAATTCGCTGAACTTGTTTGCAGCAATAGCTTTGGAGCTCTTAGTAGTGATAGAGCAGCAGGACTTTTACAAGAAGAGTTGAGAAATTTAAAATCGATTGTCATTGCAAAAGCTGATCAACACTCTGTTCCTGCAGGAGGAGCACTTGCAGTAGACAGAAGTCAATTCAGTCTATCAATCACAAATAAACTTTCTTCTCATCCTCTAATAAGAATCATTAGAGATGAATGTCCGTGCCTGCCTAATGCTCAAAAAATTACAATTCTAGCCACAGGTCCTTTAACAAGCGAATCGCTAGCTGAAGACATCAAAAAATTCACAGGAGAAAGTGAATGTCATTTTTTCGATGCGGCTAGTCCAATAATTACTGGGGAAAGCATTGATTTCTCAACAGCATTTCGGGCAAGTAGATACGACAAAGGCGATGCTGATTACGTTAATTGCCCAATGAACGAAGAGACATATTTAAAATTTCACTCTGCGTTAATAAAAGCTGAACAAGCTGAGTTAAAGGATTTTGAGAAAGAATCAGCTCTTTTTTTTGAAGGCTGCCTTCCTATTGAAGAGCTTGCGAAAAGAGGTCTAGAGACTATGCGTTTTGGCCCGTTAAAGCCAATAGGCCTCTGGGATCCAAGATGGGGCGATGTAAACGACAAATCCCTCAGAAGGCTCAAAAGAGCTCATGCTGTCGTTCAATTAAGGCAAGAGGATAAAGCAGGTCAACTATGGAATCTCGTTGGTTTTCAAACAAATTTAAAATGGGGCGAACAAAAACGTGTATTCAGAATGATTCCTGGCTTGTCGAATGCAGAATTTATTCGTTTAGGAGTAATGCATAGAAATACTTTTCTTGAATCTCCAAAGCTATTAGAGCCAACACTTCAGTTCACAAATAGAAAAACTTTATTCGCTGCTGGACAGCTCACTGGTACAGAGGGGTATGCTGCGGCTATCGCTGGAGGCTGGTTGGCTGGAACTAACGCAGCATTATTGGCAAAGGGATTAGATACAATTACTTTGCCATCGTCTACCATGATTGGGGCATTGACAAACTTTGTCAGTAATAGTCAAACAAGCTTACGAGTTCAAAATAAAAAAAACTTTCAACCTATGCCAGCTAATTTCGGATTACTACCTGAACTCGAGAATAGAGTTCACAACAAACGTGAAAGATACAAAGAATATAGAGATAGAGCTTTGAGTCAAATAAAAAAGTTAAGAGAAACATCATTAGATAAAAATTCTACTCAACCGTCCATTTAA
- the crtH gene encoding carotenoid isomerase produces the protein MTKLTNKTKASSNWDSIVIGSGLGGLVTASQLASKGAKVLVLEQYKIPGGSGGSFKRKGFTFDVGASMIFGFGKKGYTNLLTRALKDVGQECETIPDPTQLAYHLPNHLEITVDRDYKEFITKLIGLFPHEEKGINHFYETCWDVFNCLNSMPLLSIEDPGYLMKVFFKSPLSCLGLARWLPINAGDVAKRYIKDPALLNFIDIECFCWSVMPADLTPMINAGMVFSDRHYGGINYPKGGVGVIAEKLVKGIENFKGEIRYKAKVKKIIFENGKAIGVSLNNGEEIFGKTIVSNATRWDTFGGQGINDPLVASDKTPPAETKWKNRYIPSPSFLSLHLGVSKDSIPSNTHCHHLLLDKWEEMEHEQGVTFLSIPTLLDPSLAPSDNHIVHAFTPSSMDCWEGLSNKEYLDKKKEDGDKLISKLEKLFPNLSQNILHKEIGSPRTHKRFLARNKGSYGPIPSMRLPGLLPMPFNTTKIKGLYCVGDSSFPGQGLNAVAFSGYACAHKIGTKLGINKWELPE, from the coding sequence ATGACTAAATTAACAAATAAAACTAAAGCTTCTTCTAACTGGGATTCGATAGTTATTGGTTCCGGTCTTGGTGGATTAGTGACTGCAAGTCAATTAGCAAGCAAGGGTGCAAAAGTTCTGGTACTGGAACAATACAAAATTCCTGGTGGAAGTGGTGGTTCATTTAAAAGGAAAGGATTTACTTTTGATGTTGGAGCATCTATGATTTTCGGCTTTGGTAAAAAGGGTTACACCAATTTACTAACGCGAGCTCTCAAAGATGTTGGACAAGAATGTGAAACAATTCCTGACCCCACACAATTGGCATATCATCTACCTAATCATTTAGAAATTACAGTTGATAGAGACTATAAAGAATTCATTACTAAGCTAATTGGTTTATTTCCCCATGAAGAGAAAGGAATAAATCATTTCTACGAAACATGTTGGGATGTATTTAATTGTCTGAATTCGATGCCTTTACTTTCAATAGAGGATCCTGGATATCTAATGAAAGTTTTTTTTAAATCACCCTTATCTTGCCTAGGACTCGCTAGATGGTTACCAATTAATGCCGGAGATGTTGCTAAACGATATATCAAAGATCCTGCACTTTTAAACTTTATAGACATTGAATGTTTTTGCTGGTCAGTCATGCCCGCTGACTTAACACCTATGATAAATGCAGGAATGGTCTTCTCTGATAGACATTATGGAGGCATTAACTATCCAAAAGGAGGTGTTGGAGTAATTGCTGAAAAATTAGTAAAAGGAATTGAAAACTTCAAGGGAGAAATAAGATATAAAGCTAAAGTTAAAAAAATAATATTTGAGAACGGAAAGGCAATAGGTGTTTCACTAAATAATGGTGAAGAAATTTTTGGTAAAACAATAGTTTCTAATGCAACAAGATGGGATACATTTGGTGGGCAAGGAATAAATGATCCACTTGTAGCATCAGACAAGACTCCACCGGCAGAGACAAAATGGAAAAATAGATATATCCCTTCTCCTTCATTTTTATCACTACATTTGGGAGTAAGTAAAGATTCTATCCCTTCGAATACACATTGCCATCACTTACTTCTCGATAAATGGGAAGAGATGGAACATGAACAAGGAGTTACTTTTCTATCAATCCCAACTCTATTAGATCCATCCTTAGCACCTTCAGATAATCATATTGTTCATGCCTTTACCCCTTCTTCAATGGATTGTTGGGAGGGATTAAGCAACAAAGAATATCTTGACAAGAAAAAAGAAGATGGAGATAAACTTATATCTAAGTTAGAAAAATTATTTCCAAACCTTAGTCAAAACATTTTACACAAGGAGATAGGTAGTCCAAGAACACATAAAAGGTTTCTTGCTAGAAACAAGGGCAGTTATGGGCCAATACCTTCAATGAGGTTGCCTGGTCTTCTTCCTATGCCATTTAATACTACAAAAATAAAAGGACTTTATTGTGTTGGGGATTCTTCTTTCCCCGGTCAAGGATTAAACGCAGTGGCATTTAGCGGCTATGCCTGTGCTCACAAAATTGGCACAAAGTTGGGAATAAATAAATGGGAACTTCCTGAATAA
- a CDS encoding response regulator transcription factor, giving the protein MTLIPADQLATEQIQGSSSGSSPIQATTQSPSKVLVVEPHPTLRTVLVQRLRQDGQLAAAVGSASEAVDLCRDQSPDLLVSAEILEKSSALRLAQQLGCSVIVLTARTGVEPVVGLLDEGADDVLRKPFGLEELAARCRTLLKRGRIGLQERVAVGPLEVHLLLRQVTLREKPVELSPREFALLCALLMPPGMVRSRHELLRMAWPPFSGGPRSVDTQVLTLRRKLEQAGLGDGGGITTVRQQGYRFSLDNLPS; this is encoded by the coding sequence GTGACATTAATACCTGCAGATCAGCTTGCTACTGAGCAAATTCAAGGATCCTCATCAGGTTCTTCTCCTATTCAAGCAACCACTCAATCACCTTCAAAGGTTCTTGTTGTAGAACCACATCCAACTCTCAGAACTGTTTTAGTTCAAAGGCTCAGACAAGATGGGCAGCTCGCCGCAGCAGTAGGTTCTGCTTCCGAGGCAGTTGATCTTTGTCGGGATCAATCACCAGATTTACTAGTTAGTGCTGAGATATTGGAAAAAAGTTCTGCCCTACGACTTGCACAACAGTTGGGCTGTTCAGTGATTGTTCTAACTGCAAGAACAGGAGTTGAACCAGTAGTAGGACTTTTAGATGAGGGTGCTGATGATGTTTTAAGGAAACCTTTTGGCCTAGAAGAATTAGCTGCTAGATGCAGGACACTACTTAAAAGAGGAAGAATTGGTTTACAGGAGCGTGTTGCTGTAGGTCCACTTGAGGTTCATCTTCTACTAAGGCAGGTCACCTTGAGAGAAAAACCTGTAGAACTAAGCCCTAGGGAATTTGCTTTATTGTGTGCCTTGTTGATGCCACCTGGCATGGTAAGAAGCCGCCATGAGCTACTTCGAATGGCTTGGCCTCCATTTAGTGGTGGACCTCGTTCAGTTGATACCCAGGTTTTGACGCTTAGAAGAAAATTAGAACAAGCAGGTTTAGGAGATGGAGGAGGTATTACAACTGTTCGACAGCAAGGTTATAGATTCAGTCTTGATAACTTGCCTTCGTAG
- a CDS encoding DUF6761 family protein: protein MTSFDTPESIKHFQSICDACQELTSRYHSPSELRIYADGYLHSLRNCKRLGSKDQEKLEALIDRWIMDPSSFVGPDGDINNLFFQKEPG from the coding sequence ATGACATCTTTTGATACTCCAGAGTCAATAAAACACTTCCAATCAATTTGTGATGCCTGTCAGGAGCTAACAAGTCGATACCACAGCCCTTCTGAGCTTAGGATCTATGCAGATGGATATTTGCATTCCCTCAGGAATTGCAAGAGATTAGGGTCAAAGGATCAAGAAAAATTAGAAGCATTAATTGATAGATGGATCATGGATCCTTCAAGCTTTGTTGGGCCTGATGGAGATATTAATAACCTCTTTTTTCAAAAAGAACCTGGATAA
- the grxD gene encoding Grx4 family monothiol glutaredoxin, producing MDSTTRSKIELLINSKPIFVFMKGNKLMPQCGFSNNVVQILNSLGMSFDTFDVLSDMEIREGIKEFSNWPTIPQVYVKGEFIGGSDILISMYNSGELKEKLEIALAS from the coding sequence ATGGATTCTACAACTCGTTCAAAAATCGAACTCTTAATTAATTCAAAACCAATATTTGTTTTCATGAAGGGCAATAAGTTGATGCCACAATGTGGTTTTTCCAACAATGTTGTTCAGATTCTTAATTCCTTGGGAATGAGCTTTGATACTTTTGATGTGCTTTCAGATATGGAAATTAGAGAAGGAATTAAGGAATTTTCAAATTGGCCAACAATACCCCAAGTTTATGTGAAGGGTGAATTTATTGGAGGCTCCGATATTTTGATAAGCATGTATAACTCTGGAGAATTGAAGGAAAAATTAGAAATTGCACTTGCTTCATAA
- a CDS encoding BolA family protein has product MITAQEVTLLIKQSLPDAQIDVKDMGGGDHLEVNVVSEGFSGLSLVQQHQLVYGALKNELQTETIHALALKTSTPQ; this is encoded by the coding sequence ATGATTACCGCACAAGAAGTTACTCTTCTAATTAAGCAATCACTTCCCGATGCTCAAATTGATGTTAAAGATATGGGCGGTGGAGACCATCTTGAAGTAAATGTCGTATCTGAAGGATTCTCTGGTTTATCTCTTGTACAACAACATCAACTTGTTTATGGTGCGTTAAAAAATGAATTGCAAACAGAAACAATTCATGCTTTGGCCTTGAAAACCTCCACTCCTCAATAA
- a CDS encoding lysophospholipid acyltransferase family protein: MPLLHREKKICLGVDPFWSRLAMFATQDFALNNFFRRRIVIGRENLPLSGSVVLAPTHRSRWDALMLTMAAGRRITNRDCRYMVTRSEMRGLQGWFLNRLGCFPIDQGRPSLTTLRYAIDLLISSQQLVVFPEGKINRHGEPVKLKKGLIRLAQLASNKGLDIKIVPVGLAYSDVIPKFYGSASICFSKPIIISRDFRQSTNDFNIELSKSMRSAEQLALLAVGRR; encoded by the coding sequence TTGCCCCTTCTTCATAGAGAAAAAAAAATATGCCTCGGTGTAGATCCCTTTTGGAGTCGATTAGCTATGTTTGCAACGCAAGATTTTGCGTTGAATAATTTTTTTCGAAGAAGAATAGTTATTGGTCGAGAAAATTTACCTTTAAGTGGTTCTGTTGTACTTGCTCCCACTCATAGGTCTAGATGGGATGCTTTGATGTTGACTATGGCTGCTGGGAGGAGGATTACAAATAGAGATTGTAGATACATGGTCACCCGATCAGAAATGAGAGGGTTACAAGGTTGGTTCTTAAACAGGTTGGGTTGTTTTCCAATTGATCAAGGAAGACCTTCTTTAACTACTCTTAGATATGCAATTGATTTGTTGATTTCAAGTCAGCAATTAGTTGTTTTCCCTGAAGGAAAGATAAATCGACACGGAGAGCCTGTAAAACTGAAAAAAGGCTTGATTCGCTTAGCTCAGCTAGCCTCTAATAAAGGGTTGGACATTAAAATTGTTCCAGTCGGTTTGGCTTACAGCGATGTTATCCCGAAGTTTTATGGATCGGCCTCAATTTGTTTCTCTAAACCAATAATTATTTCGAGGGATTTTAGGCAATCTACGAATGACTTTAATATTGAACTTTCCAAAAGTATGAGAAGTGCTGAACAATTGGCTTTATTAGCTGTTGGTAGAAGATAA